TAATACGATATCGTTTTTCTCAACGGATTGCTTTGTCGTAAGGTCTGTCCATTTGTCTAGCTCGGGGCAGGCTCTGAGAAAATTGAAGGACTCCTCGCAAAAATGGCAACTGGAAGGTTCACCCTTCGTCGTAGTTTATCATGAGTGCTTCAACTTCGTGCAGCATAAAATACACCGAGGTCCTCACCCTTCGACTCCGCTCAGGGTGAAGGAATTTTGTAGGGAGTTTAATCACCCCTTCATGGTGAGCCTTTCGACTGCGCTCAAGATAAACTGAGTCGAACCATGAGCACTTCGACCTGCTGATCCAGCTTCTTTTGGCGGTGTGGCAATCTCGTATTTTAGATAAGTTTGAGCATTGATACATTCAATGTAGGGAACGCATACCTGTGCTGAGCATGGTCGAAGCATATGCGTTCCCTACAAATGCATCGAATAAATCCTATGTAGAAGTGAATCAAAAAATCCTTAGGAGTTGTTTGAAAATGCTTGACCGTATGGACAGCCATGGCATGTCTCTACAATATGTCATATTTTCAACTCCTTGGGTTTTGCTTATGTAGACCTATCAATTCAGGTAAATTAATGAAAATGCTCCGAATGAATTCTAGGTATTTAATAAGCTCATTTTTGGTATTACTGCTCTCAGTTATAGCATTTTATTCATCTAATAGGACTAGCTTGGGAAGCGAGCCAAAAAATTACAGAGAAATCATTATTCTGGGTAACTGGACGGAAAATAAATTAAACCAACTCTTAAACCAATCATCAGGGATTACCGATACGGGGGAGCGGATAGACTTTCTTTCTAAACAGTTTTTAGGTGCCGATTATCAGGAATCGACGTTGATTGGAGATGCAGGCACCCCCGAGGTTTTCGTCGTAAATCTCGAGGGAATGGATTGCTTTACCTATATCGATTATGTCGAGGCGATGCGGCTTTCCGATTCATTTACTGAGTTCAAAGAAAATCTGAAGCACGTAAGATACCAATCCGGTAAGGTCGCCTTTCAAAACAGGAATCACTTTTTTACCGACTGGCCGGAATTTAATGGGGGCAATGTTACTGATGTTACGGAAGAGGTTGGTAGAGAGAAGGTGAAGACAATAGTAAAAGTCCTGAATAAGAAAGGAGACGGGACTTATTTTCTACCCGGGATCCCGGTAAAGCAAAGGGAAATCAAATATATCCCATCACCTAATATTGATGACGAACTATTAAGACGGCTGAAAACCGGTGACTATGTCGGAATATATTCCGATATCCAGGGCCTGGATGTTTCTCATACCGGGATTATCGTCAAGAAAGGGGATAAGGTGTATCTCCGGCACGCTTCATCAAGAGAGGCAAATAGAAAGGTGGTCGATGAGGACTTGATAACGTATATGTCAAATAAACCCGGTCTGGTAGTTTTTAGGCCCAAGTAAGTGGGTAGAGACGCGATTAATCGCGTCTCTATTAAGACCTCGATTCTGGCTATGAACAAGGTGAAGATGGAAAGTACCCCAACCAAGAGATTCTCGGAGAGAGCCCGTTTTTACGACAAATACCGCCCCGGTTATCCGAAGGAGATTATAGATTTGATGAAAAGCGAGTGTGGGTTGACCTCTTCTTCGGTCATTGCGGACATAGGGTCGGGAACCGGAATTTTATCTGAAATGTTTCTGAGAAACGGTAATATTGTGTTTGCCGTCGAGCCGAATGAGGAAATGAGGAAAGTAGCAGAGGACTTGTTATATGAATATCCTAATTTTAAGAGCATTAATGGAACCGCTGAATGGACTACCCTGGAAGGTCACAGCGTTGACTTCATAACCGTCGGGCACGCTTTCCATTGGTTTGATCTCGGGAAAACTAAAGTGGAGTTTTTGCGCATACTCAAACCGGGCGGTTGGGTGGTGATTATATGGAACAACAGAAGAACCGATACCACTCCTTTCCTGACTGCTTTTGAGGATTT
The sequence above is drawn from the Thermodesulfobacteriota bacterium genome and encodes:
- a CDS encoding N-acetylmuramoyl-L-alanine amidase-like domain-containing protein, which codes for MGSEPKNYREIIILGNWTENKLNQLLNQSSGITDTGERIDFLSKQFLGADYQESTLIGDAGTPEVFVVNLEGMDCFTYIDYVEAMRLSDSFTEFKENLKHVRYQSGKVAFQNRNHFFTDWPEFNGGNVTDVTEEVGREKVKTIVKVLNKKGDGTYFLPGIPVKQREIKYIPSPNIDDELLRRLKTGDYVGIYSDIQGLDVSHTGIIVKKGDKVYLRHASSREANRKVVDEDLITYMSNKPGLVVFRPK
- a CDS encoding class I SAM-dependent methyltransferase; this translates as MGRDAINRVSIKTSILAMNKVKMESTPTKRFSERARFYDKYRPGYPKEIIDLMKSECGLTSSSVIADIGSGTGILSEMFLRNGNIVFAVEPNEEMRKVAEDLLYEYPNFKSINGTAEWTTLEGHSVDFITVGHAFHWFDLGKTKVEFLRILKPGGWVVIIWNNRRTDTTPFLTAFEDLLRSYGTDYKKVDPAYFDYQSLSGFFGKNGYRIELFENFQVFNFEGLKGRLLSMSFTPMEGHPNYEPMMDELERIFLKYQNDGKVIFEYDTRVYFGQMD